In the genome of Anabaena cylindrica PCC 7122, the window AATTCTCTGCGTCCTTGATTAAGAACTTGTTTAACCTCAAATACAAGTCTCACAAGATGACTGCTTAACTGCTGATTCATAAAAACCTCGTGGGATTGTGGAAAGCGAGAATTAGCAGCCGGACTAATACTGTTTCACTTTAAAGTTGATAAAAATAGGCAGCAGGGGGCAGAGGGAAAGAATTAAATACCAATGATTTGTATCAGGCTTTTCATGAAATGGTATTAGTCCGGCTGAGTGTGGAATATAAAGTATATGTTAAATCCCTAGCTGAATTTATGAGCCAAGCTAGGGATAATGTAATTTATTGGCGGTGGGATGCTCCTGTAATAGTCAAGAACTGGCTACAAGTAATTTATCTAAAATACTTAAAGTTTCGAGAACCTTTGTAATCAGTAATCTTTGCTAGTTCGTCTAGGTTCTGAACACCAGTATAGGTTTTACCATTGATGATCCAAGTGGGGAAACTTTGAATTTTGGCAGCTTGACATAGGTCTAGCTTTGCTTTGGGGCTGTCATTAGCACACTCTACCTTAATATTATCGTCGATAATTTTTTCAGCTTCTTGTCCAAAAAGTAACTTCTGTTCATGACAGTGGGGACACCAATAAGCGCTGTATTCTTTAGCCCCAATTTTAACAAGATGCTCTGCTAAGGCAATTTCTGATTCTCCAGATTTGGTAGTAATTTTCCAGCCAAATTCGGGATTAGGTTCTGCTGTGGGAGTGAATGTAATTTGCTGAGGTTTGCCAGAAGTAGATTCAGCGATGTCACCAGATGGATTCACTCCAGCATAGATGCCTAAAGTGCCAATTAGCGTCATCATCCCGATAATAATGGCCGTGAAAAATATTTGCCCAATATCTTCCCAGTCACGACCGATGATGGTTATTACTAACATACTCAGGGAAAATAAAGCCGAGCCGATACAGTAAGGACATAAGGCTTTGATTTGGGATGCCAGTATGTACATTAAGTAACCACTGAACACTGACATTGCGATCGCACCCATTAATAGCAACCACCAAGTCAGATTTTCCAGTTGTTTACTGCTTTTGTTGTTTTCCCCTGAGTTTAATGCTAAGGGAGCAAGAGCAAATATCAGCATACTGATGTAGGCTAAAAGCCCAAACAAAGCTAATGGCTGACCAAAAACTGTTGCCCAAGGACTAGAAAGGACATCATTACAGCCCTTAGTACCAACTTCGGCTACGCAAGCAGCACTTCTGCCGGTCAGCTTTTCAAAGGTGAGATAACCTGTGATGAGGACACCACAGCCAGCGATCGCCCCAATTAATGGACGCGACCATTTATGAATCCAAGGAGTAGAACGACGGCGAATCATAATTATTTAGTCAGGGGTCAGGAGAATTGTAATTACGAATTACGAATTACGAATTACGAATTACGAATGTAATTTCACTGAAGAAATGGATTTACTTTCACCTTTGGAGTTCCAACTGCGGTGAGCAGCTTCTACAAATTGACTGACGCGAATTGGGTCAATCGGTTGCGAAATTTGACCGTGGCGTTTGAGAGAACTAGAAACAATCACACCATTTGCTGCTTGCATCAGGGTATCAATATTTTCCCAATTAGCTCCGCTCCCAATGAACACTGGTGTACCAGCCGCCGCACCACAAGCAAGTTCCAAATCTTCTAGATTAGGAGGGCTACCAGTTGCCCAGCCTGATAAAATTACCCCATCTGCCAATCCTCTTTCTATTGTGTCTTTGACAGCAACTGTGAGATTGGGTGAACTCAAAGGACGGGCGTGTTTGACTAAGACATCAGCCAGGATTTTCACATCCGAGCCTAGTTCTCGTCGATAGCGCAGTAATTGATGGGCTTCACCTTCAATTAATCCTTGGTCAGTAGCCATAACTCCAGTCAGGACATTGACTCTAATAAATTGGGCTTTTACACAACTAGCGATCGCCATTGCACTTTTGCCATCATTTCGCAAAACATTTAAACCTATAGGCAAAGTTACTAAATTCTGTATGCGCTGTACCACCACAGTCATCGCACTAACAACTGCTGGATCAACTTGATTTTTAGTAAACGGTGCATCGAAGAAATTTTCTACAATAATACTGTCTACCCCGCCACTAGCCAGGGCTGTTGCTTCTTGTTCTGCGCGGTCAATTACCGCTTTAAGACTACCTCCCCAACGTGGTGAAGTAGGCAGCGGTAGCAGGTGAACCACGCCAATAATTGGTGTTCGAGTTTTGAATAGCTGATATAAGTCCACGTCTTTAATTTGCTAGGGCATTGTCCAGAGTTGAGAATTTTTTGTTTAAGAAGGATGAAAAGACAAGAATAATTTTTGGATCTACCACGTCCCTAGTCTGTTTTTAATTGGTTTTTGGCGATTTTATCACCCTATCCTCTGATGATTGAGGGCATTTCTGCCTTTATGCTTCATTCTTGAGCGAAATCTTGACTTTTAATTAAACTAGTCACTTTGTTTGATTATTCATGCTTTATTGCGTCCTTCTGAAGATGGAAATCGGCGTTGAACCTTCCATAAGATATGTTAAGATAAAATCTGGCTATAAGAGGAGTTTGCCACTCACAAGACACAAGGCAGCTTCCCGATAGTTTAGGCATACCGCCCGCGCATCGTCGCCGGCCCAGTCTGAGGTATGGGGTAGCATTACTGCTTGATAGGCGTAGTCGCAAGTGCGATTTCCCTGAGGGTAGCGACTTCTCAAAAACAGCCCTTTGGGCGGCTTCCCGATGGGTAAACTAACAACGCACACGCTGGGGTAGTGTAAAATACCAATAAGCGAATCGTTAAAAAAGATTAAGAGTGTCATAAGTACCCAAAGACACTTCAATTTACCCTGGGGAACAGATTAATAAAAATATCATAGCATGGCCTCTATATCAATACTGATTAGGGTCAAACGTCCACGGGTATTGATTAGCAGTGGCAATTTGTTACTACTATGTCCTGATTAGGGTGCGGGAAAAAGCACCCAACTACTGTTTTTAATGTTGTGATTGAACGAGAAAAAAAAGTGAAGATTTTTTCAAAATATGGGTGAAAAGCCGACAATTGCTATTTCTCACCTAGGATGTGAGAAAAACCGAATTGATACAGAACATATGCTAGGGCTGCTGGTAGAAGCAGGCTATAGTGTAGATACAAATGAAGAGTTAGCTGATTATGTTATTGTCAATACCTGTAGTTTTATTGAAGCTGCCAGAGAAGAGTCAGTAAGAACTTTAGTAGAATTGGCGGAAGCAAATAAAAAAGTCGTTATTACTGGTTGCATGGCGCAACACTTTCAAGAACAATTATTGGAAGAGTTGCCAGAAGCAGTAGCCGTGGTTGGCACAGGTGATTATCACAAAATTGTCAATGTCATAGAACGGGTAGAACAAGGGGAACGGGTTAAACTAATTAGCGCCGAACCCACCTACATAGCTGATGAAACGACACCCCGCTATCGAACGACAACTGAAGGAGTCGCTTACCTGAGAGTTGCCGAAGGATGCGATTATCGTTGTGCATTTTGTATTATTCCTTATTTAAGAGGGAACCAGCGATCGCGTACTATAGAATCCATAGTCGCCGAAGCCAAGCAATTGGCTAACCAAGGGGTCAAAGAAATAATTCTGATATCCCAAATCACCACCAATTATGGTTTGGATATTTACGGCCAGCCAAAGTTAGCGGAATTACTCCGCGCTTTAGGGAAAGTAGATGTACCGTGGATCAGAATGCACTATGCCTATCCCACCGGACTTACCCCAGACGTAATAGCGGCAATTCAAGAAACGCCTAATGTTCTGCCTTATTTAGATTTGCCCTTGCAACATTCTCATCCAGAGATGCTTCGCTCTATGAACCGTCCTTGGCAAGGACGGGTAAATGATGGCATTATTGATCGCATCAAAACAGCGTTACCATCTTCAGTACTGCGAACAACCTTTATTGTTGGTTTCCCTGGAGAAACACAAGAGCAATTTGACCATCTACTAGAGTTTACTGAGCGACACGAATTTGATCACGTTGGTGTCTTCACCTTTTCAGCAGAAGAGGGAACCCCAGCCTATAAATTGCCTAATCAAATTCCCGCAGAAGTAATGGCAGAGCGCCGTGACCAACTCATGGCACTCCAGCAGCCCATTTCCTTCCACAAAAATCAACAGGAAGTAGGCAAAATAGTCGATGTCCTGATTGAGCAAGAAAACCCCGAAAGTGGAGAATTAATCGGCCGTTCCGGCAGATTTTCCCCAGAAGTCGATGGCCAAGTCTATGTTAAAGGCGAGTCTAGGCTAGGAACCATCGTGCCAGTAAAGATCCACAATGCCGATGCCTATGACCTCTATGGTCAAATTGTTAATAGTTAATAGTCATTAGTCATTGGTGATGTTGCCATGACTTATGCCCCATGCCCTAATTTACAAACTAAGTATCGGTTTACAAGTCCACAACTCACAATAAAATCTAGGAGAATTAATGAATCTTTCCTTTCAAGAACTAGGTATTTCCCAAGAACGTGTAGCAATTCTAGAAAAAATGGGCTTTACTACACCCACGAATATTCAAGCCCAAGCTATTCCCCAACTGTTAGCAGGTCGCGATGTCGTTGGTCAATCACAAACAGGAACCGGTAAAACAGCGGCCTTTTCGTTGCCTATTTTAGAACAACTAGATGTTAACAAACGGGCTGTACAAGCTTTAGTGTTAACACCTACCCGTGAATTAGCAATGCAAGTTCATGATGCCATTTCCCAATTCATGGGTGATGATGGCTTGCGAGTCATGGCAATTTACGGTGGTCAATCAATCGACCGCCAAATGTCACAACTCAAACGTGGTGTTCACATGGTTGTCGGTACTCCCGGACGGGTGATCGACTTGTTAGATCGCGGCTGTCTCAAACTTGACCAAGTACAGTGGTTTGTTTTAGATGAAGCTGACGAAATGTTGAGCATGGGCTTTATTGATGATGTCATCAAAATCCTCTCCCAGGCTCCCAAAGAACGCCAAACAGCTTTATTTTCGGCAACAATGCCGCCCTCAATTCGCTCCTTGGTCAACAAGTTTTTGAACTCTCCGGCAACTGTCACCGTTGAGCAACCAAAAGCTGCACCCAACAAAATCAATCAAGTAGCTTACCTGATTCCCCGTCATTGGACAAAAGCTAAGGCTTTACAGCCAATTCTGGAAATGGAAGATCCAGAAACAGCTTTAATCTTTGTTCGCACCAGACGCACAGCCGCAGAATTGACTAATCAATTACAAGCTGCTGGTCACAGTGTTGATGAATATCATGGTGATTTGTCTCAACAAGCACGGGAAAGATTGTTGATCCGTTTCCGCAATCGTCAAGTCCGTTGGGTAGTAGCTACCGATATTGCGGCACGAGGTTTAGACGTTGATCTACTTTCTCATGTCATCAACTTTGATTTACCCGACAGTGCCGAAAC includes:
- a CDS encoding vitamin K epoxide reductase family protein yields the protein MIRRRSTPWIHKWSRPLIGAIAGCGVLITGYLTFEKLTGRSAACVAEVGTKGCNDVLSSPWATVFGQPLALFGLLAYISMLIFALAPLALNSGENNKSSKQLENLTWWLLLMGAIAMSVFSGYLMYILASQIKALCPYCIGSALFSLSMLVITIIGRDWEDIGQIFFTAIIIGMMTLIGTLGIYAGVNPSGDIAESTSGKPQQITFTPTAEPNPEFGWKITTKSGESEIALAEHLVKIGAKEYSAYWCPHCHEQKLLFGQEAEKIIDDNIKVECANDSPKAKLDLCQAAKIQSFPTWIINGKTYTGVQNLDELAKITDYKGSRNFKYFR
- the btpA gene encoding photosystem I biogenesis protein BtpA is translated as MDLYQLFKTRTPIIGVVHLLPLPTSPRWGGSLKAVIDRAEQEATALASGGVDSIIVENFFDAPFTKNQVDPAVVSAMTVVVQRIQNLVTLPIGLNVLRNDGKSAMAIASCVKAQFIRVNVLTGVMATDQGLIEGEAHQLLRYRRELGSDVKILADVLVKHARPLSSPNLTVAVKDTIERGLADGVILSGWATGSPPNLEDLELACGAAAGTPVFIGSGANWENIDTLMQAANGVIVSSSLKRHGQISQPIDPIRVSQFVEAAHRSWNSKGESKSISSVKLHS
- the rimO gene encoding 30S ribosomal protein S12 methylthiotransferase RimO gives rise to the protein MGEKPTIAISHLGCEKNRIDTEHMLGLLVEAGYSVDTNEELADYVIVNTCSFIEAAREESVRTLVELAEANKKVVITGCMAQHFQEQLLEELPEAVAVVGTGDYHKIVNVIERVEQGERVKLISAEPTYIADETTPRYRTTTEGVAYLRVAEGCDYRCAFCIIPYLRGNQRSRTIESIVAEAKQLANQGVKEIILISQITTNYGLDIYGQPKLAELLRALGKVDVPWIRMHYAYPTGLTPDVIAAIQETPNVLPYLDLPLQHSHPEMLRSMNRPWQGRVNDGIIDRIKTALPSSVLRTTFIVGFPGETQEQFDHLLEFTERHEFDHVGVFTFSAEEGTPAYKLPNQIPAEVMAERRDQLMALQQPISFHKNQQEVGKIVDVLIEQENPESGELIGRSGRFSPEVDGQVYVKGESRLGTIVPVKIHNADAYDLYGQIVNS
- a CDS encoding DEAD/DEAH box helicase, with the protein product MNLSFQELGISQERVAILEKMGFTTPTNIQAQAIPQLLAGRDVVGQSQTGTGKTAAFSLPILEQLDVNKRAVQALVLTPTRELAMQVHDAISQFMGDDGLRVMAIYGGQSIDRQMSQLKRGVHMVVGTPGRVIDLLDRGCLKLDQVQWFVLDEADEMLSMGFIDDVIKILSQAPKERQTALFSATMPPSIRSLVNKFLNSPATVTVEQPKAAPNKINQVAYLIPRHWTKAKALQPILEMEDPETALIFVRTRRTAAELTNQLQAAGHSVDEYHGDLSQQARERLLIRFRNRQVRWVVATDIAARGLDVDLLSHVINFDLPDSAETYVHRIGRTGRAGKEGTAISLVQPFERRKQQAFERHNRQNWQVLTIPTRAQIEARHIQKLQEQVGEALTGERLASFLPIISELIEKYDAQAIAAAALQIAYDQTRPAWLQSGVDVPEEPSSKPKLNKRRDGGDRNRVSWAKDNGGDEGQGSSKPKLRTGRRESSPAPSNHKLGSHTGRE